From one Humulus lupulus chromosome 8, drHumLupu1.1, whole genome shotgun sequence genomic stretch:
- the LOC133795044 gene encoding uncharacterized protein LOC133795044, translating to MEEAIKPWCLLLPSLLWCSGMFDDHEDLQVYPEQNAKRFSYCRIPPEECPQTKTSGDCGMFAIKHIKHLVARLPLDTIIDENIQHFRTKWCVDLFYQNLSP from the exons atggaggaagcgatcaagccttggtgcttattgttgccttcattgttatggtgttctggcatgtttgacgaccatgaggacctccaggtgtatcctgagcagaatgcaaagcgtttttcatattgtcgtattcctccggaggagtgtcctcagactaagacaag tggggattgtggtatgtttgccatcaaacatatcaagcatctggttgccaggctaccactcgataccattatcgatgagaacatccagcatttcaggaccaagtggtgtgtggacctattctatcagaatttgtcCCCGTGA
- the LOC133795045 gene encoding uncharacterized protein LOC133795045 has product MPPKGNGVSGPVAQSVPPTDMSDQIERMCRLLEASQQRSDEAIKTLTEAQARLEAEIAELRRSADTTRNTQAHENLDSNRSDVLVDRVTSLPHNMNPGNGQSQAIPPSSGTDGRQAPTSGTQGRAKAEPTGPTQPTTDVRPPHTVPQVAHGSPSEGRVPSICFLDSWKEDMMREMMQKFSDGRAAYATEHLDLVSRTTEKSPFSEWILNEPKPRDFIIPSLPAFNGKGDPLNHLFQFQQKMALEANNEAIQCKVFSTTFSGPALLWFRQLKAGSLNSFSDLRRSFLQQYSANREAPRTMADLYRIEQGENEHPKAYLQRFIDLVHQIHDVDPLTAANLFVKSLQVGSLLHENLTMTPPYDMADVQTRAEGVFRVLEFRERAQKKTALISAPPANNPPPPARDDKRKRNQTDHTKEGKRPRQDRQPSRYPSFEYTVPQEVIYEENKDRPIWREPYKINTPSDRRDKSRYCLFHKDHGHTIAECHNLNDQIQALMRSGQLTQYIKETGRPGASRQNTASAPTPQASDPVHAASDSTLEPLKQVPMIHGIV; this is encoded by the coding sequence ATGCCACCCAAAGGCAACGGAGTTTCGGGCCCAGTTGCACAAAGCGTCCCTCCGACGGACATGAGCGACCAGATCGAAAGGATGTGTCGTCTATTGGAGGCAAGCCAGCAGCGGTCCGACGAGGCAATCAAGACATTAACCGAAGCCCAAGCTAGGCTCGAAGCAGAGATTGCTGAGCTGCGCAGGTCCGCTGACACAACTCGCAACACCCAAGCCCACGAGAATCTTGATTCTAACAGATCTGACGTTCTAGTCGACCGTGTTACTTCCTTACCTCACAACATGAACCCGGGTAACGGCCAATCACAAGCCATCCCCCCATCCTCTGGGACCGACGGGCGACAAGCCCCAACCTCTGGCACGCAAGGGCGGGCCAAAGCAGAACCCACTGGACCCACTCAGCCAACAACCGACGTCCGGCCTCCACACACCGTACCTCAAGTCGCACACGGTTCTCCCTCTGAAGGTCGCGTTCCCTCGATCTGTTTCTTGGACAGTTGGAAAGAAGACATGATGAGGGaaatgatgcagaagttctcAGATGGGCGAGCCGCCTACGCCACCGAACATTTGGATCTTGTATCAAGAACCACTGAAAAATCGCCTTTCTCGGAATGGATTCTGAATGAGCCAAAGCCTCGGGACTTCATCATCCCTTCCCTGCCTGCATTCAATGGAAAGGGAGACCCGCTAAACCACCTATTTCAATTTCAACAAAAGATGGCGTTAGAAGCTAATAACGAAGCCATACAATGCAAAGTCTTTTCAACAACTTTCTCCGGGCCGGCTCTATTATGGTTCCGACAATTAAAGGCCGGATCACTCAACAGTTTTAGTGATCTCCGACGGTCCTTCTTACAGCAGTACAGCGCGAACCGAGAGGCTCCCAGAACAATGGCCGATCTCTATCGAATTGAACAAGGGGAGAATGAACATCCAAAGGCATACTTACAACGTTTCATTGACCTCGTGCATCAAATCCACGACGTCGACCCACTCACCGCAGCAAATCTCTTCGTCAAAAGCTTGCAGGTGGGGTCACTCTTGCATGAGAATCTCACTATGACACCACCATACGACATGGCAGACGTGCAGACCCGAGCCGAGGGCGTCTTCAGGGTATTAGAATTTCGAGAGCGCGCACAGAAGAAGACTGCACTCATCTCTGCTCCCCCAGCGAATAATCCTCCACCACCTGCCAGGGATGACAAGAGGAAGCGGAACCAAACAGATCATACGAAGGAAGGAAAAAGGCCAAGACAGGATCGACAGCCATCGCGGTACCCATCCTTCGAATACACCGTCCCGCAAGAAgtcatttatgaagaaaataaagataGGCCTATCTGGCGAGAGCCCTACAAAATTAACACTCCATCTGACAGAAGGGATAAAAGCAGATACTGTCTCTTCCACAAAGATCACGGTCATACGATCGCTGAATGCCACAATCTGAACGATCAGATCCAAgccctcatgaggagtgggcAGCTTACCCAATACATCAAGGAGACAGGCAGACCAGGCGCCTCGCGGCAGAACACAGCTTCTGCCCCCACTCCGCAGGCGTCAGACCCCGTACACGCAGCCTCTGACAGCACCCTGGAGCCTCTTAAACAAGTCCCTATGATCCACGGGATCGTATAA
- the LOC133794625 gene encoding FCS-Like Zinc finger 17-like has product MLLKFRSPFKLEDQKENHKSHNNEYGCRGSVAANNKRSNAVGLRILVQISSQQASRESNNYVVVKSALRLLSQHAPPPATSSTRSLALDSCFLKTCHLCNKGLSLDKEVYMYRGDQGFCSIECRDRQIYLDEIKELEASTKKIISSYRSSSCTNNYPSRHRDYQPPRHNKKPISNSNYQRNRPLVIS; this is encoded by the exons ATGCTTCTAAAATTCAGAAGCCCTTTCAAACTGGAAGATCAgaaagaaaatcataaaagtcatAATAATGAGTATGGGTGCAGGGGTTCAGTAGCAGCTAACAATAAGAGGTCAAACGCTGTTGGGTTGAGAATCCTTGTTCAAATATCATCACAACAAGCAAGCCGGGAATCCAATAATTATGTTGTTGTGAAATCTGCTCTGAGATTATTAAGTCAGCATGCTCCTCCTCCTGCTACTTCCTCAACCAGAAGCTTGGCCCTTGACTCTTGCTTTCTCAAAACTTGTCATCTTTGCAATAAAGGATTAAGTCTTGATAAAGAGGTCTACATGTACAG AGGGGATCAAGGTTTTTGCAGCATAGAGTGTCGAGACAGACAGATATACCTGGATGAAATAAAGGAATTAGAAGCTTCTACCAAGAAAATAATATCATCTTACAGAAGTAGTTCTTGTACTAATAATTACCCTTCAAGGCATCGTGATTATCAACCTCCAAGACATAATAAAAAGCCCATCTCTAACTCTAATTACCAAAGAAATCGTCCACTCGTTATCTCCTAG